A single window of Vibrio gazogenes DNA harbors:
- the rseB gene encoding sigma-E factor regulatory protein RseB: MKKFLVSVVTALFSLNVSLAFADEPSAEALLHQMSRASQKLNYELSYILIKKNGIEPLLYRHAVEDGYSLAHLVYLSGPVREVIRRGDEVSYIEPGVEPFTIESNKMVAPVIPLLHGDMNQLSHYYDFVKIGRGREAGAACQVLRVVPKDGLRYSYVLWIDERSHLPLRADLVDRDGEVLEQYRTISYSLSNKLAELMLSLNKAQLPHVLSLPENPVKKSFWNVGWVPNGFSSKELNRYRMAITDRLVESQIYTDGLFSFSVYVADRDNLSLKNQLIRQGRRTLQTVVKGKTEISVIGDIPPSTAQRIAQSVTFKPRSKTSSEASQP; encoded by the coding sequence ATGAAAAAATTTCTGGTCAGTGTTGTAACTGCGCTGTTCAGTCTGAATGTGTCACTAGCCTTTGCAGATGAACCCTCTGCAGAGGCTTTGTTGCATCAGATGAGCCGCGCCAGCCAAAAATTAAATTATGAGCTTTCCTATATTCTGATTAAGAAGAACGGAATTGAGCCATTGTTATATCGGCATGCGGTCGAAGATGGTTATTCTTTGGCGCATTTGGTCTATCTGAGCGGGCCTGTTCGAGAGGTTATCCGTCGTGGTGACGAAGTGAGCTATATCGAGCCGGGAGTTGAGCCGTTTACCATCGAATCCAACAAGATGGTAGCTCCGGTCATTCCGCTACTCCATGGCGATATGAATCAACTGAGTCATTATTATGATTTTGTGAAAATCGGCCGTGGTCGAGAAGCCGGTGCAGCGTGTCAGGTTCTTCGCGTGGTTCCGAAAGACGGGCTGCGTTATTCCTATGTTCTGTGGATTGATGAGCGAAGTCATCTGCCACTCCGCGCAGATCTGGTTGATCGGGACGGTGAAGTCTTGGAGCAGTATCGAACCATTTCTTATTCCCTGAGTAATAAATTAGCTGAGCTCATGCTGAGCTTAAATAAAGCGCAATTGCCACATGTGCTTTCATTGCCTGAAAATCCTGTGAAGAAGTCATTTTGGAATGTCGGTTGGGTTCCGAATGGATTCTCTTCTAAAGAGTTGAACCGTTACCGGATGGCAATCACGGATCGTTTAGTCGAAAGCCAAATCTATACCGATGGTCTGTTTAGTTTCTCGGTTTATGTTGCTGATCGTGACAATCTTTCATTGAAAAACCAGTTGATCCGTCAAGGTCGCCGGACATTGCAAACTGTCGTGAAAGGAAAAACTGAAATCTCAGTGATTGGTGATATCCCACCGTCTACTGCACAACGAATTGCGCAATCCGTGACGTTTAAACCGCGCTCGAAAACCTCGTCAGAGGCAAGCCAACCATGA
- a CDS encoding SoxR reducing system RseC family protein, with protein sequence MMTALATVARVHENAGDYQVELSCQQQTSCSHCASSSSCGTGMVSKAIGKKVLTWQLHTSQQVKAGQVVEIGFPEKSLLQSAAIVYLFPLLMMILGGGIGQLWLAPLLGGGEPWVIACTILFTAGGVWIAKILARRMEKLSLEEVVLLRVLGETIVSRDVSM encoded by the coding sequence ATGATGACGGCTTTGGCAACAGTTGCTCGAGTGCATGAAAACGCTGGAGATTATCAGGTTGAACTGAGTTGTCAGCAGCAGACCAGTTGTAGTCACTGTGCGTCATCTTCCAGTTGTGGCACAGGAATGGTTTCTAAAGCTATCGGTAAGAAAGTGCTGACTTGGCAGTTGCATACGTCCCAGCAAGTCAAAGCCGGTCAGGTTGTGGAAATCGGATTTCCTGAAAAAAGTCTATTGCAGTCTGCAGCTATTGTTTATCTTTTTCCTTTGTTGATGATGATTTTAGGCGGTGGAATCGGGCAGCTTTGGCTTGCGCCACTACTTGGTGGCGGGGAGCCGTGGGTCATTGCCTGTACTATCTTATTCACCGCTGGTGGTGTCTGGATTGCCAAAATCCTAGCCCGTCGAATGGAAAAGCTATCACTGGAAGAAGTTGTTTTGCTCCGGGTTTTAGGAGAGACAATTGTCAGTCGTGATGTCTCAATGTGA
- the lepA gene encoding translation elongation factor 4: protein MKHIRNFSIIAHIDHGKSTLSDRLIQVCGGLTNREMAEQVLDSMDLERERGITIKAQSVTLDYLAKDGETYQLNFIDTPGHVDFSYEVSRSLASCEGALLVVDAGQGVEAQTLANCYTAIEMDLEVVPVLNKIDLPAAEPERVAEEIEDIVGIDAIDAVRCSAKTGIGVDDVLERIVSDIPPPEGDVDAPLQALIIDSWFDNYLGVVSLVRIKNGILKKNDKIKVMSTGQTWGVDRIGIFTPKQVDTEKLGTGEVGWVVCGIKDILGAPVGDTLTHAKYGSEKPLPGFKKVKPQVYAGLFPVSSDEYENFRDALGKLSLNDASLFYEPETSAALGFGFRCGFLGMLHMEIIQERLEREYDLDLITTAPTVVYQVEQTDGEVIHIDSPAKLPAVNDIHEIREPISRCNILVPSDYLGNVITLCVEKRGVQVDMVYHGNQVALTYDIPMAEVVLDFFDRLKSTSRGYASLDYAFQRFETSDMVRVDVLLNSEKVDALAIITHKAQAQTRGRQLVEKMKEFIPRQMFDIAIQAAIGNHIIARSTVKQLRKNVLAKCYGGDVSRKKKLLKKQKEGKKRMKQIGNVELPQEAFLAILHVGKD from the coding sequence ATGAAGCACATTCGTAACTTTTCGATTATCGCCCATATCGACCACGGTAAATCCACGCTTTCCGATCGCCTGATTCAGGTGTGTGGCGGCTTAACTAACCGTGAAATGGCAGAACAGGTTCTAGATTCAATGGATCTTGAGCGTGAACGTGGTATTACCATTAAAGCTCAGAGTGTGACTCTGGACTACCTCGCAAAGGATGGAGAAACATACCAGCTCAACTTTATCGATACTCCCGGACACGTTGACTTCTCTTATGAGGTATCTCGTTCTCTCGCTTCGTGTGAAGGGGCTCTGTTGGTTGTTGATGCCGGACAAGGTGTTGAAGCGCAAACGCTCGCTAACTGCTATACCGCGATTGAAATGGATTTGGAAGTGGTTCCTGTCCTGAACAAGATCGACTTGCCCGCGGCAGAACCGGAACGGGTTGCTGAAGAAATCGAGGACATTGTCGGCATTGATGCGATTGATGCTGTACGTTGTTCTGCAAAGACCGGTATTGGTGTTGATGATGTTCTGGAACGTATTGTTTCAGATATACCACCACCGGAAGGGGATGTTGATGCCCCTTTGCAGGCCTTGATTATCGATTCTTGGTTTGACAATTATTTAGGTGTCGTGTCTCTGGTACGGATTAAAAATGGGATCCTGAAAAAGAACGATAAGATCAAAGTCATGAGTACCGGACAAACTTGGGGCGTTGATCGCATCGGGATCTTTACACCGAAACAGGTGGATACTGAGAAGTTAGGCACTGGCGAAGTGGGCTGGGTTGTCTGTGGTATCAAAGATATTCTCGGTGCACCAGTCGGGGATACATTAACACATGCAAAATATGGGAGTGAGAAGCCACTCCCTGGATTTAAAAAAGTCAAACCGCAGGTTTATGCCGGATTATTTCCGGTTTCGTCGGATGAGTATGAAAACTTCCGCGATGCACTAGGAAAACTCAGTCTCAACGATGCGTCATTATTTTATGAGCCGGAGACATCGGCAGCACTTGGTTTTGGCTTCCGTTGCGGTTTCCTTGGCATGCTGCACATGGAGATTATCCAAGAGCGTTTAGAACGGGAATATGACCTTGATTTGATTACAACCGCACCAACGGTTGTATATCAGGTCGAGCAAACCGATGGTGAAGTGATTCATATCGATAGTCCGGCTAAATTGCCAGCGGTAAACGATATCCATGAAATTCGTGAGCCGATCAGTCGTTGTAATATTCTTGTGCCTTCAGACTATCTGGGGAACGTCATTACACTCTGCGTCGAAAAACGGGGTGTACAGGTTGACATGGTCTACCACGGTAATCAGGTTGCTTTGACTTACGATATTCCGATGGCTGAAGTTGTTCTGGACTTTTTTGACCGTTTAAAATCAACCTCTCGCGGTTATGCTTCTCTGGATTATGCTTTCCAACGTTTTGAGACATCAGATATGGTGCGCGTTGATGTATTGCTCAACAGTGAGAAGGTGGATGCTCTGGCAATTATTACCCACAAAGCTCAGGCCCAGACACGCGGACGTCAGCTGGTTGAAAAAATGAAGGAATTCATTCCTCGGCAGATGTTTGATATTGCGATTCAGGCTGCAATCGGTAACCACATTATTGCTCGTTCAACAGTGAAACAATTACGCAAAAACGTGCTGGCAAAATGTTACGGTGGTGACGTTAGCCGGAAGAAAAAACTGTTGAAGAAGCAGAAAGAAGGTAAAAAACGGATGAAACAGATTGGTAATGTCGAGTTACCTCAAGAAGCGTTCTTAGCCATTCTCCATGTTGGCAAAGATTAA
- the lepB gene encoding signal peptidase I codes for MANTFSLILVIVTLVTGIIWALEKFVWAKKRQQKLDEIIAQTQELDPSLQRQVLPQPWWVENSVSIFPVIALVLIVRSFIFEPFQIPSGSMKPTLLIGDFILVEKFAYGLKDPVTHTQFLSVGKPKRGDIAVFRYPPNPSIDYIKRVVGLPGDIVRYSSDKRICIQPKGTNECKIVQQSNRVRSNLKSNVAPMEQLDEQLGQVKHHILINPWRMDNPMNYKPRPGVNEWVVPEGHYFMMGDNRDNSADSRYWGFVPEANLVGKAVAIWISFEFNRSPDSVLPSWIPTGVRLNRIGQIH; via the coding sequence ATGGCGAATACATTTTCACTCATACTAGTCATTGTGACGCTTGTGACAGGGATTATCTGGGCGCTTGAAAAGTTTGTCTGGGCGAAAAAACGCCAGCAAAAGCTCGATGAAATTATCGCTCAGACCCAAGAGCTCGATCCATCCCTACAGCGTCAAGTTTTACCTCAGCCATGGTGGGTGGAAAATAGTGTTTCTATTTTTCCTGTCATTGCATTGGTTCTGATAGTTCGGTCATTTATTTTTGAACCGTTTCAGATCCCATCAGGGTCGATGAAACCGACATTGCTGATTGGTGATTTTATACTGGTTGAGAAATTTGCCTATGGCTTGAAAGATCCGGTGACACATACACAGTTTTTGTCTGTCGGTAAACCAAAGCGTGGTGATATAGCCGTGTTCCGTTATCCACCGAATCCGAGTATCGATTATATTAAACGTGTTGTCGGATTACCGGGGGATATTGTCCGCTACAGTTCAGATAAGCGTATTTGTATTCAGCCGAAAGGCACAAACGAATGTAAGATTGTGCAACAGTCGAACCGTGTTCGTAGTAATTTGAAATCGAATGTTGCACCGATGGAGCAACTCGATGAGCAATTGGGTCAGGTGAAGCACCATATTCTGATTAATCCATGGCGGATGGATAATCCGATGAATTATAAACCTCGTCCGGGGGTGAATGAATGGGTTGTTCCTGAAGGGCACTATTTTATGATGGGTGACAATCGGGATAACAGTGCCGATAGCCGTTACTGGGGATTCGTTCCTGAAGCGAATCTGGTTGGTAAGGCTGTTGCGATATGGATTAGTTTTGAGTTTAACCGCTCGCCTGATAGCGTGTTACCATCATGGATTCCGACCGGTGTTCGCTTGAATCGGATTGGTCAAATTCATTAA
- the rnc gene encoding ribonuclease III, translating to MNSPTYQLEKKIGYQFSDGAVLELALTHRSANGHHNERLEFLGDSILSFVIADELYHRFPKSNEGDMSRMRATLVRGNTLAELAREFELGDYLKLGPGELKSGGFRRDSILADAVEAIIGAIYLDSDIESIRRIILDWYQTRLDAIQPGVSQKDPKTRLQEYLQGRRKPLPVYTVTKIKGEAHNQEFTVSCEVAGIGMPVIGKGTSRRKAEQAAAELALEQLNNG from the coding sequence ATGAATTCTCCAACATATCAACTTGAGAAAAAAATAGGGTATCAGTTCAGTGATGGCGCGGTACTGGAACTTGCACTGACACACCGGAGTGCGAATGGTCATCATAATGAGCGTCTTGAATTTCTGGGCGATTCAATTTTAAGTTTTGTCATCGCAGATGAGCTTTATCACCGTTTTCCGAAGAGTAACGAAGGTGATATGAGCCGGATGCGTGCAACGCTTGTCCGGGGGAACACTCTGGCTGAGCTGGCTCGGGAGTTTGAGCTGGGAGATTACTTAAAATTAGGTCCAGGAGAATTAAAAAGTGGTGGTTTCCGCCGCGATTCAATTCTTGCCGATGCTGTTGAAGCGATTATTGGTGCCATTTATTTAGATAGTGATATCGAGTCGATCCGGCGGATCATTTTAGACTGGTATCAGACGCGTTTAGACGCGATTCAGCCTGGGGTGTCGCAAAAAGATCCCAAAACTCGGCTGCAAGAGTATCTGCAAGGCAGAAGAAAACCGCTTCCTGTTTATACAGTGACTAAGATTAAAGGTGAGGCACACAACCAAGAGTTTACTGTGTCATGTGAAGTCGCGGGTATTGGAATGCCTGTTATCGGAAAAGGCACCAGCCGCCGCAAGGCAGAACAAGCGGCTGCAGAGCTAGCACTAGAGCAATTGAATAATGGCTGA
- the era gene encoding GTPase Era, with protein sequence MADKEFDIDAFFASESQEESKPENQHCGFVAIVGRPNVGKSTLLNQLLGQKISITSRKPQTTRHRIMGVDTDGDYQAIYVDTPGLHIEEKRAINRLMNRAASSSLSDVNLVLFLVEGTHWTKDDEMVFTKLHKAGFPVILCVNKVDNVKDRNEVMLHMYELSTKMDFVDVIPISAKHGKNIDAIRQHVRDHLPKAVHHFPSEYVTDRSQRFMASEILREKIMRFTGEELPYSVTVDIERFDYNPETDGFHINGLILVERIGQKKMIIGKGGEKIKTIGREARLDMEALFGRKVYLETWVKVKSGWADDERALRSLGYIDDL encoded by the coding sequence ATGGCTGATAAAGAATTTGATATTGATGCTTTCTTCGCATCAGAAAGTCAGGAAGAGAGTAAACCAGAGAACCAACATTGCGGTTTTGTGGCGATTGTCGGACGGCCCAATGTTGGTAAATCCACCTTGCTGAACCAGCTACTGGGACAGAAAATTTCGATAACATCGCGTAAGCCGCAGACGACACGTCATCGAATTATGGGGGTCGATACGGACGGGGATTATCAGGCCATCTATGTCGATACCCCGGGATTACATATTGAAGAAAAACGAGCGATTAACCGTCTCATGAACCGTGCGGCAAGCAGCTCACTCAGTGATGTAAATTTGGTTCTTTTTCTGGTCGAAGGGACACACTGGACCAAAGATGATGAAATGGTGTTTACCAAGCTGCATAAAGCAGGTTTCCCGGTCATTCTTTGTGTCAATAAAGTTGATAACGTCAAAGACCGTAATGAAGTGATGTTACACATGTACGAACTGTCTACCAAGATGGATTTTGTTGATGTGATTCCCATTTCTGCAAAACACGGTAAAAACATTGATGCGATTCGTCAGCATGTTCGTGACCATCTTCCTAAAGCGGTTCACCATTTCCCGAGTGAATATGTGACTGACCGTTCACAACGCTTTATGGCATCAGAGATCCTCCGGGAAAAAATCATGCGTTTTACCGGAGAGGAGCTTCCTTATTCGGTGACGGTTGATATTGAACGGTTTGATTACAACCCTGAAACTGATGGTTTTCATATCAATGGCTTGATTCTGGTTGAGCGGATTGGTCAGAAGAAAATGATCATTGGTAAAGGGGGCGAAAAAATTAAAACGATAGGTCGCGAAGCCCGTCTTGATATGGAAGCGTTATTTGGTCGTAAAGTCTATCTGGAAACTTGGGTTAAAGTGAAATCCGGTTGGGCTGATGATGAAAGAGCACTGAGAAGTCTGGGATATATTGACGATCTATAG
- the recO gene encoding DNA repair protein RecO: MSENQLQRCFVLHRRSYSESSLIIDVFTEEFGRMTLLSKGARRIRSPLKGVLQPFVPLLLKWSGKGTMRTLRQAEPISLGLPLTGIHLYSALYVNELLARLIPSEVPLPGLFYDYLQVLTELAQSSNPEPALRRFELSLLACLGYGVDFLHCAGSGEPVVPTMTYRYREQKGFIASVRKDNLTFVGEELIAISERRFTTQAQLQAAKRFTRIALKPYLGAKPLKSRELFISQIGISRARSKGT; the protein is encoded by the coding sequence ATGTCAGAAAACCAACTTCAGCGTTGTTTTGTTTTACATCGACGCTCATATAGTGAAAGTAGCCTGATTATCGATGTCTTTACTGAAGAATTCGGGCGAATGACCTTACTGTCTAAAGGTGCGCGACGCATTCGCTCTCCGCTAAAAGGCGTGTTACAACCTTTTGTGCCATTGCTTCTGAAATGGTCGGGGAAGGGGACGATGCGCACATTACGTCAGGCCGAGCCGATCAGTCTGGGTTTACCTTTGACAGGCATTCATTTATATTCAGCGTTATATGTCAATGAATTACTGGCACGACTCATCCCTTCAGAAGTTCCCTTACCGGGGCTTTTTTATGATTATCTGCAAGTATTGACCGAACTGGCACAGTCATCGAACCCAGAGCCGGCGCTGCGGCGTTTTGAACTCTCGCTGCTGGCTTGTTTGGGCTATGGCGTCGATTTTTTGCATTGTGCCGGCAGCGGAGAGCCGGTTGTTCCGACGATGACTTATCGATATCGGGAACAAAAAGGATTTATAGCTTCCGTTCGCAAAGATAATCTGACCTTTGTGGGAGAAGAGTTGATAGCAATTAGTGAACGACGCTTCACGACACAAGCACAGTTACAGGCGGCCAAACGGTTTACTCGGATAGCACTCAAACCTTATCTGGGGGCAAAACCACTCAAAAGCCGCGAACTGTTCATTTCTCAAATTGGTATTTCGAGAGCACGGAGTAAAGGAACATGA
- the pdxJ gene encoding pyridoxine 5'-phosphate synthase: MSAILLGVNIDHIATLRNARGTKYPDPVHAAEVAERAGADGITIHLREDRRHILDRDVKILRETLQTRMNLEMAVTDEMVAIALEVRPDYVCLVPEKREELTTEGGLDVLGQLEKVKAATHKLTEVGIKVSLFIDADKEQIDAAKACGAPYVELHTGHYADAETSAAQQDELKKISAAASYASDIGLIVNAGHGLTYHNVAAIAAMPEIHELNIGHSIIGRSVFDGLAKAVADMKTLMIEARR, from the coding sequence ATGAGCGCAATTCTTTTAGGCGTTAATATCGATCATATTGCAACATTACGGAATGCACGTGGGACTAAATACCCAGATCCGGTTCATGCAGCTGAGGTTGCTGAACGTGCTGGTGCCGATGGGATCACGATTCATTTGAGAGAAGATCGTCGCCATATTCTTGACCGTGATGTCAAAATTTTAAGAGAAACGCTACAAACTCGGATGAATTTAGAAATGGCCGTCACAGATGAAATGGTGGCTATCGCGCTAGAGGTTCGCCCGGATTATGTTTGCCTCGTTCCTGAGAAGCGGGAAGAATTAACCACTGAAGGTGGTCTGGATGTGTTAGGGCAACTTGAGAAAGTTAAAGCTGCCACTCACAAGTTAACAGAAGTCGGTATCAAAGTGTCGCTTTTCATCGATGCTGATAAAGAACAGATTGATGCGGCCAAGGCATGTGGTGCGCCTTACGTTGAACTACATACGGGGCATTATGCGGACGCTGAAACTAGCGCGGCTCAGCAAGATGAGTTGAAGAAAATATCCGCAGCAGCCAGTTATGCCAGTGATATCGGCCTGATCGTCAATGCCGGTCATGGTTTGACTTACCATAATGTTGCTGCCATTGCTGCTATGCCGGAGATTCATGAACTGAATATCGGCCATTCGATTATTGGTCGTTCCGTTTTCGATGGGCTTGCCAAGGCTGTGGCAGATATGAAAACCTTAATGATAGAGGCCCGGCGCTAA
- the acpS gene encoding holo-ACP synthase, translating into MAVVGFGTDIVEIDRIAAAISRNGDAFAQRILSESEFAIYTQSKKPERFLAKRFAVKEAASKALGTGIAQGVSLQDFTVVNDELGKPWLQLSGKAEEFAQSFGVNAIHLSISDERRYAVASVILENNAGH; encoded by the coding sequence ATGGCAGTTGTCGGCTTTGGTACGGATATCGTCGAGATCGATCGGATCGCGGCGGCGATTTCCAGAAACGGAGACGCTTTTGCACAGCGTATTCTGAGTGAGAGTGAGTTTGCGATTTATACGCAGAGTAAGAAACCGGAGCGATTTTTAGCGAAACGGTTTGCGGTCAAAGAAGCCGCCTCAAAAGCATTAGGAACCGGGATCGCGCAAGGCGTGTCACTGCAGGATTTTACTGTAGTGAATGATGAACTCGGTAAACCGTGGCTACAGTTGAGTGGTAAAGCCGAAGAATTTGCTCAGTCATTTGGCGTAAACGCCATTCATCTTTCGATCTCAGATGAGCGACGCTACGCCGTTGCTTCCGTGATTCTTGAAAACAACGCCGGTCATTGA
- the barA gene encoding two-component sensor histidine kinase BarA: MTTKYGLRTRVITLTLAPTLIIGLLLSAFFSYNRYHDLESQVINAGSNIIEPLAIASEEGLEKHSRESVRRIISYAHRKNSQFVRSIAVFDKHHELFVTSNFHPDFESLTYPKDKPIPILGSSEMRDNNTLILRTPILAESRLIDGRANAETLPVLGYIVIELDLSSLRLQQYQEIFSAILVLILGLALSGAFAFRLLHDVTRPITHMKNMLDRIRRGHLDVRIEGEMHGELDELKKGINAMAVSLSEYHVEMQHSIDQATSDLRETLEQLEIQNVELDIAKKRAQEAARVKSEFLANMSHELRTPLNGVIGFTRQILKTQLTNSQKDYLQTIERSANNLLTIINDILDFSKLEAGKLALENVPFELQENLEEVVDLLATSAHEKGLEINLKVDQKIPVGLVGDPLRIQQVITNLVGNSIKFTERGNIDISVELRSVRDDLVELQFMVRDTGIGISERQQAQLFQAFSQADASISRRYGGTGLGLVITQKLVSQMGGEISLTSRLHRGSTFWFTIRLHPTDIMMGEWYTQKQLAGKEVLLIESHMQSASILQQTLTQSGLRVNYMTTFPDNPPQSDYVILNFSPTQKLVSEEAEALVKQAVACSEHVLIGIPSTELALADHLMTHYPIKCLTKPLARKKLLQLMLDIHPELSAFREESTLSTSIEKMPLTVMAVDDNPANLKLITALLQERVDTVISCTNGEEAVEIATRQKFDIIFMDIQMPKMDGVTACQEIKKLPLNTTTPIIAVTAHAMVGERDRLLNEGMDDYLTKPIDEHVLQQVLVHWNPQPQRPQQDPSPVLHSQSADVDNTQPTSSPSSVIDWHMALKQAANKEDLAKDMLTMLVDSIPEVHQIIELSLNGESDQEALLHHIHKLHGSCSYSGVPRLRKICATLEQSLRSGAAIKDLEPELFELQDEMTKVAEAAQRLMT, encoded by the coding sequence ATGACCACCAAATATGGCTTGCGCACTCGCGTCATCACACTCACGCTGGCACCGACTCTCATCATCGGCCTGCTGTTAAGTGCATTTTTTTCTTATAATCGTTACCACGATCTTGAGTCTCAGGTGATCAATGCCGGCTCAAATATCATCGAGCCGCTGGCTATCGCGAGTGAAGAAGGGTTAGAAAAGCATAGCCGCGAATCAGTCAGACGAATTATCAGTTATGCACACCGCAAGAATTCTCAATTTGTCCGAAGTATCGCGGTTTTCGACAAGCACCATGAACTATTCGTCACATCTAACTTCCATCCTGATTTCGAGTCGCTGACTTATCCGAAAGACAAGCCAATTCCAATTTTGGGCAGTTCGGAAATGAGGGATAACAATACCTTAATTCTTCGCACACCGATTCTGGCAGAAAGTCGGCTGATTGACGGCAGAGCCAATGCCGAGACCTTACCGGTCCTTGGCTACATTGTCATTGAACTCGATCTCTCATCGCTGAGGCTCCAGCAATATCAGGAAATTTTTTCCGCAATTTTAGTCTTGATTCTGGGCTTGGCACTTTCCGGTGCTTTCGCTTTCCGTTTACTCCATGATGTCACCCGGCCAATTACCCATATGAAAAATATGTTGGACCGGATTCGACGCGGCCATCTGGATGTTCGTATTGAGGGAGAAATGCATGGCGAACTGGATGAACTGAAAAAAGGGATCAATGCTATGGCGGTGTCTCTGTCGGAGTACCATGTCGAGATGCAACATAGCATTGATCAAGCGACCTCTGATCTAAGAGAGACGCTCGAGCAGCTTGAAATTCAAAACGTTGAGCTGGATATCGCTAAAAAACGAGCTCAGGAAGCCGCCCGCGTCAAATCTGAGTTTCTGGCCAATATGTCTCACGAGTTAAGAACGCCATTGAATGGTGTGATTGGCTTCACCCGACAAATTTTGAAGACCCAACTCACGAATAGCCAGAAAGATTACCTGCAAACCATTGAACGTTCAGCCAATAACCTTTTAACGATCATTAATGACATTTTGGACTTCTCTAAACTGGAAGCCGGTAAACTGGCGCTCGAAAATGTTCCGTTTGAATTACAAGAAAACCTTGAAGAAGTCGTTGATTTACTGGCAACCAGCGCGCATGAAAAAGGGCTGGAAATTAATCTGAAAGTTGATCAGAAGATTCCGGTCGGTCTGGTCGGTGATCCACTGAGAATCCAGCAAGTGATCACCAACCTTGTCGGTAACTCGATTAAGTTTACGGAACGAGGGAATATTGATATCAGTGTCGAGCTTCGTTCGGTCCGGGATGATTTGGTTGAGCTCCAGTTTATGGTTCGGGACACAGGGATTGGTATTTCAGAACGACAACAGGCACAGTTATTCCAGGCATTTAGCCAGGCAGATGCCAGTATCTCCCGCCGTTATGGCGGCACAGGACTTGGACTAGTCATCACCCAAAAACTAGTCAGTCAAATGGGGGGCGAAATCAGTCTGACCAGCCGTCTGCACCGCGGTTCAACGTTCTGGTTCACCATCCGCCTCCATCCGACCGATATCATGATGGGTGAGTGGTACACGCAAAAACAACTGGCGGGTAAAGAAGTCCTGTTGATCGAGTCACACATGCAGTCGGCTTCTATCTTACAACAAACCCTGACTCAATCTGGCTTACGTGTTAACTACATGACCACTTTCCCAGACAATCCACCTCAGTCAGACTATGTGATTCTCAATTTCTCACCGACCCAGAAATTGGTATCCGAAGAAGCGGAAGCGCTGGTGAAACAAGCGGTTGCATGTTCTGAACATGTTTTAATCGGGATCCCGAGTACCGAACTGGCACTCGCGGATCATCTGATGACGCACTATCCGATCAAGTGCCTCACCAAACCTCTCGCACGTAAGAAACTGTTACAGCTCATGTTGGATATTCACCCTGAGTTATCTGCTTTCCGGGAAGAGAGTACGCTTTCAACATCGATTGAGAAGATGCCGTTAACGGTCATGGCTGTCGATGATAATCCCGCGAATCTGAAATTGATCACGGCCCTATTACAGGAAAGGGTGGATACAGTAATTAGCTGTACTAACGGAGAAGAAGCCGTCGAGATCGCGACTCGCCAGAAGTTTGATATTATCTTCATGGATATTCAGATGCCCAAAATGGATGGGGTCACCGCCTGCCAGGAGATCAAGAAATTACCGCTCAATACAACCACGCCGATCATTGCCGTCACCGCCCATGCGATGGTAGGAGAACGGGATCGTTTGCTCAATGAAGGCATGGACGATTATCTGACTAAACCGATAGATGAACATGTGTTGCAACAGGTATTGGTACATTGGAATCCTCAACCACAACGGCCGCAACAAGATCCCTCGCCTGTCCTTCATTCGCAATCTGCTGATGTTGATAACACACAGCCAACATCATCACCATCCTCGGTGATTGACTGGCATATGGCTTTAAAACAAGCAGCAAATAAAGAAGATTTGGCCAAAGATATGCTGACGATGTTGGTTGACTCGATCCCAGAAGTTCATCAGATCATTGAATTGTCTTTGAATGGTGAATCCGATCAGGAAGCATTACTGCATCATATCCATAAGCTCCATGGCAGTTGTTCCTATAGTGGGGTTCCCAGATTAAGAAAAATCTGCGCAACACTGGAACAATCACTACGTTCAGGCGCGGCCATCAAAGACCTTGAGCCTGAACTATTTGAATTGCAAGATGAGATGACAAAAGTGGCTGAAGCCGCACAACGCTTGATGACCTGA